The Cydia amplana chromosome 23, ilCydAmpl1.1, whole genome shotgun sequence genome includes a region encoding these proteins:
- the LOC134658627 gene encoding gastrula zinc finger protein XlCGF7.1-like gives MRKRLLYAHMNTQVCGKSFNSRDNRNTHRFVHSDKKPCECLVCGAGYMRKRLLYAHMNTQVCGKSFNSRDNRNTHRFVHSDKKPCECLVCGAGYMRKRLLYAHMNTQVCGKSFNSRDNRNTHRFVHSDK, from the exons ATGAGGAAACGGCTGCTGTATGCACACATGAACACACAG GTGTGCGGCAAGTCGTTCAACTCGCGGGACAACCGCAACACGCACCGCTTCGTGCACAGCGACAAGAAGCCGTGCGAGTGTCTGGTCTGCGGAGCTGGCTACATGAGGAAACGGCTGCTGTATGCACACATGAACACACAG GTGTGCGGCAAGTCGTTCAACTCGCGGGACAACCGCAACACGCACCGCTTCGTGCACAGCGACAAGAAGCCGTGCGAGTGTCTGGTCTGCGGAGCTGGCTACATGAGGAAACGGCTGCTGTATGCACACATGAACACACAG GTGTGCGGCAAGTCGTTCAACTCGCGGGACAACCGCAACACGCACCGCTTCGTGCACAGCGACAAGTAG
- the LOC134658628 gene encoding gastrula zinc finger protein XlCGF7.1-like yields the protein MRKRLLYAHMNTQVCGKSFNSRDNRNTHRFVHSDKKPYECLVCGAGYMRKRLLYAHMNTQVCGKSFNSRDNRNTHRFVHSDKKPYECLVCGAGYMRKRLLYAHMNTQVCGKSFNSRDNRNTHRFVHSDK from the exons ATGAGGAAACGGCTGCTGTATGCACACATGAACACACAG GTGTGCGGCAAGTCGTTCAACTCGCGGGACAACCGCAACACGCACCGCTTCGTGCACAGCGACAAGAAGCCGTACGAGTGTCTGGTCTGCGGAGCTGGCTACATGAGGAAACGGCTGCTGTATGCACACATGAACACACAG GTGTGCGGCAAGTCGTTCAACTCGCGGGACAACCGCAACACGCACCGCTTCGTGCACAGCGACAAGAAGCCGTACGAGTGTCTGGTCTGCGGAGCTGGCTACATGAGGAAACGGCTGCTGTATGCACACATGAACACACAG GTGTGCGGCAAGTCGTTCAACTCGCGGGACAACCGCAACACGCACCGCTTCGTGCACAGCGACAAGTAG
- the LOC134658626 gene encoding zinc finger protein 691-like, which produces MRKRLLYAHMNTQVCGKSFNSRDNRNTHRFVHSDKKPYECLVCGAGYMRKRLLYAHMNTQGHLAESIVVNQPRVTIQRVSDGAPGDNVYESTEELELESEETAEASGSHNAVYIGDKKYKYVLQEGKTSLNLVRDTDDILTYNLEGALKSESNFLEAVTAEQLGDESPVNIIIMFSNNLSLADAGGCVRVVQVTLPDGNSGWVAVNP; this is translated from the exons ATGAGGAAACGGCTGCTGTATGCACACATGAACACACAG GTGTGCGGCAAGTCGTTCAACTCGCGGGACAACCGCAACACGCACCGCTTCGTGCACAGCGACAAGAAGCCGTACGAGTGTCTGGTCTGCGGAGCTGGCTACATGAGGAAACGGCTGCTGTATGCACACATGAACACACAG GGCCACCTCGCGGAGTCTATAGTGGTGAATCAGCCGCGCGTCACCATACAGCGGGTCTCGGACGGCGCGCCGGGAGACAAC GTTTACGAGTCGACGGAAGAATTAGAATTGGAAAGTGAAGAAACGGCGGAAGCTAGTG GAAGCCACAACGCGGTGTACATAGGCGATAAGAAATACAAATACGTCCTCCAGGAAGGGAAGACTTCGCTCAACCTGGTGCGGGATACTGACGACATTCTTACTT ATAATTTGGAGGGAGCTCTGAAGTCTGAATCGAATTTCCTCGAGGCTGTTACAGCTGAGCAATTGGGAGACGAATCACcggtaaatataataattatgttctcTAACAACTTGTCA CTGGCGGACGCAGGCGGCTGCGTGCGAGTGGTACAAGTCACTCTCCCCGACGGCAACAGCGGGTGGGTCGCCGTCAACCCGtga